In one window of Leptospira sp. WS92.C1 DNA:
- a CDS encoding HPr family phosphocarrier protein produces MKEILLKINENGTGMHARPASVFVNCASKFPCEILVVKDDVEVNGKSIMGLMMLALAPGNEFKILAKGEKEDEALEALTNIVNNDFV; encoded by the coding sequence TTGAAAGAAATCCTCCTCAAGATCAATGAAAACGGAACCGGAATGCACGCAAGACCTGCTTCCGTATTTGTAAACTGTGCGTCTAAATTTCCGTGTGAAATTTTAGTAGTCAAGGACGACGTCGAAGTCAACGGAAAAAGCATCATGGGACTAATGATGCTCGCGCTCGCTCCCGGAAACGAGTTTAAAATTTTAGCCAAAGGTGAAAAGGAAGACGAGGCACTGGAAGCGCTTACAAATATCGTAAACAACGACTTTGTTTGA
- a CDS encoding PAS domain-containing sensor histidine kinase, which produces MNDETRYYLRDLLILGLIILLSIILAEAIQFSGRNSPLDEIGFLDRIVVYIFFFIPLFSLSLIISYFYRNKRNLETGRLKSSIRYRLTLSFIFVAILPSVPILFLSSNITGKIYERFYGIDIEDALSSGEILIQKEEEPKIKLLVEKTKLLESFLRIQPLNLESLVAGASKLNLIQTDEFYVGIYENEKPILENRGLKYRPIESEFQSHSKNLNWKQFVSYRPDDCIYFIRVPFPVGKRILQTGIRIHKGKEKIVYSLISTRRNYDRADLAKEKLPYRIRLTFSVITVSIFLLAIYFSLLFARKISRPIIELANATQKISMGDTDISLEIRETGEIGALIDSFNQMVQDLKSKNAELMQSQRIAAWKEVAQRMAHEIKNPLTPIQLSAERIRRKMKSENIEQFKEIVANGTDTIIKQVRVLEHLVNEFSDFARMPAPKLINQNLEPIILEAVKLFEHTSQIKITTSIAKGFPQLFLDQKIILRVLTNLIKNSIEAIERKKEKEELSNYNGSILITATISRKIMRRVAVIAIEDNGIGISPELKQKVFEPYYSTKNNNTSGIGLAIVQKSVIDHNGHISIDSSNMGGCRFQIELPVS; this is translated from the coding sequence ATGAACGATGAAACCAGATATTATCTAAGGGATTTACTCATCTTAGGTTTGATCATACTGTTATCGATTATTCTCGCCGAAGCGATCCAATTCTCGGGAAGAAATTCTCCGTTAGACGAAATTGGATTTTTGGATCGAATCGTTGTTTATATCTTTTTTTTTATTCCGCTATTTTCTCTTTCTCTGATCATTTCCTACTTTTATCGAAATAAAAGAAATCTCGAAACAGGAAGACTCAAGAGTTCGATTCGCTACAGACTCACTCTTTCTTTTATATTTGTGGCGATCTTACCTTCGGTTCCGATTCTTTTTCTTTCCTCCAATATCACCGGAAAGATCTACGAACGATTTTACGGGATCGATATTGAAGACGCACTTTCCTCAGGGGAAATTTTGATTCAAAAAGAAGAAGAGCCGAAAATAAAACTTCTTGTCGAAAAAACAAAACTTCTCGAGAGTTTTTTAAGAATCCAACCTCTCAACCTGGAATCCCTCGTGGCAGGCGCTTCCAAACTCAATCTCATTCAAACTGACGAGTTTTACGTTGGAATTTATGAAAATGAAAAACCAATATTAGAAAACCGAGGTTTAAAATACAGACCAATAGAAAGCGAGTTTCAATCGCATTCAAAAAACTTAAACTGGAAACAGTTTGTGAGTTATCGACCCGATGATTGTATTTATTTTATCCGAGTTCCGTTTCCAGTCGGAAAACGAATTCTACAAACCGGGATCCGGATCCATAAGGGTAAGGAAAAGATCGTGTATTCGTTGATCTCAACTCGAAGGAATTACGATCGAGCGGATTTAGCCAAGGAAAAACTTCCGTATCGAATTCGTCTCACGTTTAGTGTGATTACCGTTTCTATTTTCCTTTTGGCGATTTACTTTTCTCTTTTGTTTGCTCGAAAAATCTCTAGACCTATCATCGAACTCGCGAATGCGACTCAAAAAATTTCGATGGGGGATACGGACATCAGCCTGGAAATCAGAGAGACCGGAGAGATCGGAGCACTCATCGACTCCTTTAATCAAATGGTTCAAGATCTAAAATCCAAAAACGCGGAACTGATGCAGAGCCAAAGGATCGCAGCCTGGAAAGAAGTGGCACAAAGAATGGCTCACGAAATCAAAAACCCTCTGACTCCGATTCAACTTTCCGCGGAACGGATCCGAAGAAAGATGAAATCGGAGAACATAGAACAATTCAAAGAAATCGTGGCGAACGGAACGGATACGATTATCAAACAGGTAAGAGTCCTCGAACATCTGGTAAACGAATTTTCAGACTTTGCGAGAATGCCCGCACCAAAACTGATCAATCAAAATTTAGAACCGATCATCCTCGAAGCTGTAAAACTTTTTGAACATACTTCGCAGATCAAAATTACAACAAGTATAGCGAAAGGATTCCCGCAGCTTTTTTTGGATCAAAAAATCATCTTGAGGGTTTTGACCAATCTCATTAAAAATTCGATCGAAGCCATCGAACGAAAAAAAGAAAAGGAAGAGCTTTCCAATTACAACGGCTCTATTTTGATCACTGCCACGATCAGCAGAAAAATCATGAGAAGAGTGGCGGTGATCGCAATCGAAGACAATGGAATCGGGATCTCTCCTGAACTGAAACAAAAAGTTTTTGAACCTTATTATTCCACAAAAAACAATAATACTTCCGGAATCGGCTTGGCCATCGTTCAGAAAAGTGTGATTGACCATAACGGGCATATCTCGATAGATTCTTCCAATATGGGCGGTTGCCGATTTCAAATCGAGCTGCCGGTATCTTAA
- a CDS encoding sigma-54-dependent transcriptional regulator, with the protein MKIFIADDEPEIRKSLKEILEDENFVVEIFSTGKALLKQLRIERPSLILLDVWLGKEDGIQVLDECKKLYPTLPILMISGHGTIEIAVSATKKGAVDFLEKPLSIEKVLQAIENVINPEDKNPLPDIKLEYDEILGNSSAIQKVKFAIAQAASTNARVFIYGENGTGKELVAKTIFKNSKRKDLPFVEMNCAAIPEELIESELFGFTKGAFTGANDSRIGKFEAANGGTLFLDEICDMSLSTQAKVLRILQEQRFEKLGSTETITVDVRIIAATNIPVEEAIRDGKFREDLYYRLNVIPITIPPLRERTSDIPLLVDYYISRTLEENNLPPKKIESEAVSILQNHFWPGNIRELKNIMERLCIMTVGSTITANDAKDALTGFKKANEMVELGDFRKAKEEFERQYIIKTLQTNEGNVTRTSRVLGIERSHLYRKMKSLNISSDQYTDG; encoded by the coding sequence ATGAAAATCTTTATCGCCGACGACGAACCCGAAATCAGAAAGTCCTTAAAAGAAATTTTAGAAGACGAAAATTTCGTGGTCGAAATCTTTTCGACAGGGAAGGCATTGCTCAAACAACTGAGAATCGAAAGACCTTCTCTCATTCTTTTGGATGTATGGCTTGGAAAAGAAGACGGAATTCAAGTCTTGGATGAATGCAAAAAACTCTATCCTACGCTTCCAATTCTCATGATTTCCGGGCATGGGACGATCGAAATCGCGGTCTCTGCAACCAAAAAAGGAGCGGTTGACTTTTTGGAAAAACCGCTTTCCATCGAAAAGGTATTACAGGCAATCGAGAACGTAATCAATCCGGAGGATAAAAACCCTCTACCGGATATCAAATTAGAATATGATGAAATACTTGGAAATTCTTCCGCGATCCAAAAAGTAAAATTTGCGATCGCACAAGCCGCTTCCACAAATGCTCGGGTTTTTATCTATGGTGAAAACGGAACCGGAAAAGAACTCGTAGCAAAAACCATTTTTAAAAATTCCAAACGAAAGGATCTTCCCTTTGTGGAGATGAACTGTGCGGCGATTCCGGAAGAATTGATTGAATCCGAATTGTTCGGTTTTACAAAAGGCGCGTTTACCGGAGCCAACGATTCTAGAATCGGAAAATTCGAGGCGGCAAACGGAGGAACTCTATTCTTAGACGAGATCTGCGACATGTCCCTTTCCACTCAAGCAAAAGTATTACGAATCTTGCAAGAACAGAGATTTGAAAAACTCGGAAGCACGGAAACGATCACTGTGGACGTTCGGATCATAGCCGCCACCAACATTCCGGTGGAAGAGGCGATCCGCGACGGAAAGTTTAGAGAAGACTTATATTATCGACTGAACGTGATCCCGATCACGATTCCTCCTCTCAGAGAAAGAACCTCCGATATTCCCTTACTCGTAGATTATTATATTTCCAGAACGCTGGAAGAAAACAATCTCCCTCCGAAAAAAATTGAGTCGGAAGCGGTTTCGATTCTTCAAAACCATTTTTGGCCGGGAAACATCCGGGAACTCAAAAATATTATGGAAAGACTTTGTATCATGACGGTTGGTTCCACGATCACGGCGAACGACGCAAAAGACGCGCTCACAGGTTTTAAAAAGGCAAACGAGATGGTGGAACTCGGAGATTTCAGAAAAGCAAAGGAAGAATTCGAAAGACAGTATATTATTAAAACATTGCAGACCAACGAGGGAAACGTAACACGCACTTCACGGGTTTTGGGAATCGAACGTTCTCATTTGTATAGAAAGATGAAGTCGCTGAACATTTCTTCGGATCAGTATACCGATGGATAA
- the priA gene encoding primosomal protein N', translating to MIYYAEVAFDLPLEEDTFTYEVPPGTQVGVRVLAKLRNREEEGIVLFIHQNEPDYKVLSIEKLVDKTPILLQEQIDLAYWMKDQYLASLGECVYKMIPAGRRQVKLEGFPSDAEGKPVTLNQEQEVAYRNILSSFGKTAAHLLFGITGSGKTEVYIHLIRKVLETQNQSVILLVPEISLTFHIIRKLELIFPGQLAVLHSALKVSEKFKAYNELLLGKKKIAVGTRSAVFAPVSNLGLIIIDEDHDSSFKEHSSPRYHARQIAMQRCKTNNSVLVMGTATPSLEIYHLAKEGKIQLHTLTKRPEGVQPPTVRIVENQKESNVLSSELSFAIKQRLDQKEQVILLLNRRGYSPLIFSPSTSSYVPCPNCTTNLCYHKKGTAICHLCGHAETLDSLEKRMGESLTLKGTGTQKLEENLLAAFPQTRVERLDQDSIQDRSLLNEVISRLLGGEIDILTGTQMIAKGLDASQVTLVGVLNAGIGLGLPDFRANERVFSLLTQVAGRAGRSKLKGEVLIETNAPDHPVIKMAMTQDYIQFYESEIPVRKELFYPPFSRLIRIVSRSKDEQISLDTIELVFGALKKYFPAKDAILLGPAPCPFYRIDSNFRNHIILKTSSLNSWREILKKEVRPLKLSKKVYLEIDFDPLDLV from the coding sequence TTGATCTATTACGCAGAGGTTGCATTCGATCTTCCTCTTGAGGAAGACACCTTTACATACGAGGTTCCTCCCGGAACCCAAGTTGGTGTCAGGGTTTTGGCAAAGTTAAGAAATCGGGAAGAGGAGGGAATCGTCCTCTTTATCCACCAGAACGAACCGGATTACAAAGTTTTATCGATCGAAAAATTGGTGGATAAAACACCGATCTTACTCCAGGAACAAATCGATCTCGCATATTGGATGAAGGATCAATACCTCGCTTCGCTCGGAGAATGTGTTTACAAAATGATTCCCGCGGGCAGACGACAGGTAAAACTGGAAGGTTTTCCCTCGGACGCGGAAGGAAAACCGGTAACCTTAAATCAGGAACAAGAAGTCGCATATCGAAACATTCTTTCTTCGTTTGGCAAAACCGCAGCGCATCTGTTGTTTGGAATCACGGGTTCCGGAAAAACGGAAGTATATATTCATCTCATCCGGAAGGTTCTGGAAACTCAGAATCAATCCGTAATTCTTCTCGTTCCCGAAATCAGCCTTACGTTTCATATCATTCGAAAACTGGAATTGATCTTTCCAGGACAACTAGCGGTTCTTCATTCCGCTTTGAAAGTATCCGAAAAATTCAAGGCTTATAACGAACTTCTTTTAGGAAAAAAGAAAATCGCAGTCGGCACCAGGAGCGCTGTTTTCGCGCCCGTGTCCAATCTCGGTCTGATCATCATAGACGAGGATCACGATTCTTCCTTTAAGGAACACTCGAGTCCGAGATATCATGCGAGACAGATCGCGATGCAGAGATGCAAGACAAATAACTCTGTACTCGTGATGGGAACAGCGACTCCTTCTTTGGAAATCTATCATCTCGCAAAGGAAGGAAAAATCCAACTTCATACTTTGACCAAAAGACCGGAAGGGGTTCAACCTCCGACCGTTCGTATCGTGGAAAATCAAAAGGAATCCAATGTTCTCAGTTCCGAGCTTTCTTTTGCGATCAAACAGAGATTGGATCAAAAGGAACAGGTCATTCTTCTTTTAAACAGAAGAGGATACAGTCCTCTGATCTTTTCTCCTTCTACGTCCTCATATGTCCCTTGTCCAAACTGCACCACCAATCTTTGTTATCATAAAAAAGGAACCGCGATCTGTCATCTCTGCGGGCATGCGGAAACCCTGGATTCTTTGGAAAAAAGAATGGGGGAAAGCCTTACCCTGAAAGGAACGGGCACCCAAAAGCTGGAGGAGAATCTTCTCGCAGCATTTCCTCAGACCCGAGTGGAACGGCTGGACCAGGATTCGATTCAGGATCGAAGTTTGTTAAATGAAGTCATCTCCCGTCTTCTCGGAGGAGAGATTGACATTCTCACCGGAACCCAGATGATCGCAAAGGGTCTCGACGCTTCTCAGGTCACGTTAGTCGGCGTTTTGAACGCGGGGATCGGCCTCGGACTTCCCGACTTCCGCGCCAACGAAAGAGTGTTTTCTCTTTTGACCCAGGTCGCCGGAAGGGCGGGCAGATCGAAATTGAAAGGCGAGGTTTTGATCGAAACCAACGCTCCGGATCATCCCGTGATCAAGATGGCCATGACACAGGACTACATTCAATTTTATGAATCTGAAATTCCCGTTCGAAAGGAATTGTTTTATCCTCCGTTTTCGAGATTGATCCGGATCGTTTCCAGATCCAAAGACGAACAGATTTCCTTGGATACGATCGAACTCGTTTTCGGAGCATTGAAAAAATACTTTCCAGCAAAGGATGCGATTCTTCTCGGACCTGCGCCTTGTCCGTTTTATAGAATCGATTCCAACTTTAGAAATCATATCATTCTCAAAACGTCGTCTCTCAACTCCTGGAGAGAGATTTTAAAAAAAGAAGTTCGTCCTTTGAAACTCTCCAAAAAAGTATATCTTGAAATTGATTTCGATCCGTTGGATCTGGTGTAA
- the fmt gene encoding methionyl-tRNA formyltransferase codes for MKLGYFGTPEHSAKLLKALIDSGLAEVLFVVTNPDRAKGRSRTPEPGPVKKIAIEHEIPVFQYESIKKEKETALSDFGSYPADLYIIFAYGSILPAEIFRHPPLTSVNLHGSLLPDLRGASPVQTAIWKGYTKSGITIQYITEKMDEGDILVSKEVDVTLEDDTGTLMDKITDAGITAILKLLRDYNGKPFSASSQDQTKATYCGKIKSEDRILNWSSDANQIHNQVRSLYPDVIATTQFRGKRLSILKTRPFDLLPEARSEPGKLKRLDKKGLLIQCGDGRFLEILELQPENKNRMSSSDFLNGFRIQEGETFG; via the coding sequence ATGAAACTTGGATACTTTGGAACCCCGGAACATTCCGCAAAACTCTTAAAGGCTCTGATCGATTCCGGGCTCGCGGAAGTTTTGTTCGTGGTCACAAACCCCGATCGAGCCAAGGGCAGAAGCAGAACTCCCGAGCCGGGTCCCGTAAAAAAGATCGCGATCGAACACGAGATCCCGGTATTTCAATACGAGTCGATCAAAAAGGAAAAAGAAACGGCTCTTTCCGATTTTGGAAGTTACCCAGCGGATCTTTATATCATCTTTGCTTACGGTTCCATTCTTCCCGCGGAAATTTTCAGACATCCTCCTTTGACATCCGTCAATTTGCACGGATCGTTGCTGCCCGATTTGAGAGGAGCGTCTCCGGTTCAAACCGCGATCTGGAAGGGATATACAAAATCCGGAATCACGATCCAATACATTACCGAAAAGATGGACGAAGGCGATATCCTCGTTTCGAAAGAAGTGGATGTCACTCTCGAAGACGATACCGGAACCTTGATGGATAAGATCACCGACGCCGGAATTACAGCGATTCTCAAACTGCTTCGCGACTACAACGGCAAACCGTTTTCGGCAAGTTCGCAGGATCAAACAAAGGCGACCTATTGCGGTAAAATCAAATCCGAAGATCGAATTTTAAATTGGTCTTCTGACGCGAACCAAATCCACAATCAAGTCCGTTCCCTGTATCCGGATGTGATAGCGACTACGCAGTTCCGTGGAAAACGTCTGAGCATTCTCAAAACAAGACCGTTCGATCTTCTTCCGGAAGCCCGATCGGAGCCTGGTAAATTGAAACGGTTGGACAAAAAAGGCCTTCTTATTCAGTGTGGTGATGGTAGATTTTTGGAAATTCTGGAATTGCAACCGGAAAACAAGAACAGGATGTCCTCATCCGATTTTCTCAACGGTTTCAGAATCCAAGAAGGGGAAACATTCGGGTGA
- a CDS encoding PASTA domain-containing protein, whose product MNQEQIKEKYLPIGGYILFLAAGLLLFFSAAFLVVFVRTKSTAKVIVPDLIGKSYPEVHNELNRLQLKVRLENKRYPDKTDGIILYQSIRPGREIEAGSKIVLAVNTGADRLLVPDVRGQAIDSARANLQKVLAGETYVELQIGGITYIEPQSDQLPNTVIDQIPEPGKNTTSREKIFLLVTKAPTKTKEEFSPTSFQGASFPLVQKSLTRSGVKSRVEEIVSTRVRLENGLIQSARLEGDEIRFKVFYFEPELAVESGYELFSYEVGDDGSYKAVIKPSDQEEADVLTLPVALKDGEKFQTVFYRKGNVKLTLLDSFDSKVKSKSYESEL is encoded by the coding sequence GTGAATCAGGAACAAATCAAAGAGAAATATCTTCCCATCGGAGGATACATCTTATTTTTAGCGGCAGGACTTCTTTTATTCTTTAGCGCCGCATTTTTAGTCGTATTTGTAAGAACCAAAAGCACAGCCAAGGTAATCGTTCCTGATCTGATCGGAAAATCGTATCCGGAAGTTCACAACGAACTCAATCGTCTTCAATTGAAAGTGCGTCTGGAAAACAAACGTTATCCGGATAAAACAGACGGAATCATTCTCTATCAATCCATCCGTCCTGGAAGAGAAATCGAAGCCGGAAGTAAAATTGTCCTCGCGGTCAACACGGGAGCGGATCGACTTCTTGTTCCCGATGTTCGAGGACAAGCGATCGATTCTGCAAGAGCCAATCTTCAGAAAGTTCTCGCAGGAGAAACCTATGTGGAACTCCAAATCGGCGGAATCACCTATATCGAACCGCAATCGGATCAACTGCCCAATACGGTAATCGACCAAATTCCAGAACCTGGAAAGAATACGACTTCTCGTGAAAAAATATTCTTACTCGTAACCAAGGCGCCGACAAAAACCAAGGAAGAGTTTTCTCCGACTTCGTTTCAAGGAGCCTCGTTTCCCTTAGTACAAAAAAGTCTGACTCGCTCCGGTGTGAAAAGCAGGGTCGAAGAAATCGTTTCCACTCGGGTTCGTTTGGAAAATGGCTTAATCCAATCCGCTCGTTTGGAAGGGGATGAAATTCGTTTTAAAGTATTCTACTTTGAACCCGAGTTGGCAGTGGAAAGCGGATATGAATTGTTTTCCTATGAAGTCGGAGACGACGGAAGTTACAAAGCAGTGATCAAACCGTCTGATCAAGAAGAAGCGGATGTTCTGACTCTTCCGGTCGCACTCAAAGACGGGGAAAAATTCCAAACCGTATTTTATCGGAAAGGAAACGTAAAACTGACTCTTCTTGATTCCTTCGATTCCAAAGTAAAATCAAAATCCTACGAGAGCGAACTTTGA
- the rpe gene encoding ribulose-phosphate 3-epimerase, whose amino-acid sequence MKISASILATKLTELGKTVPHYDSSAIDLMHMDVMDGNFVPQISFGEALSKEVKALTSIPLDVHLMVSKPENHVSKYYELSPYCITFHIETTDFPVRLAQEIKSHGTKVGVSLNPGTLVSSLENVLPYIDLILLMTVEPGFYGQKFILNGMEKIKKAKELIGSRPIELEVDGGVNDTNIQELKKNGVDIVVVGAGLYKTGNPVDNARNLKSLTK is encoded by the coding sequence TTGAAAATCTCCGCGTCGATTTTAGCAACAAAACTCACAGAACTCGGCAAGACGGTTCCGCACTATGATTCTTCCGCGATCGATCTCATGCACATGGACGTGATGGATGGAAACTTTGTCCCGCAGATCAGTTTCGGAGAAGCCCTGAGCAAGGAAGTAAAGGCTCTCACTTCCATTCCGTTAGACGTTCATCTCATGGTTTCGAAACCCGAAAACCATGTTTCGAAGTATTACGAACTCAGTCCGTATTGCATTACGTTTCATATCGAAACCACCGATTTCCCGGTCCGACTTGCACAGGAAATTAAATCTCACGGAACCAAAGTCGGAGTTTCTTTGAACCCGGGGACCCTCGTATCTTCTTTGGAAAACGTTCTTCCTTATATCGATTTGATTTTGCTCATGACCGTCGAACCCGGATTTTATGGACAAAAGTTTATTCTCAACGGAATGGAAAAAATCAAAAAAGCGAAAGAACTGATCGGATCCAGACCGATCGAGCTCGAAGTCGATGGGGGAGTCAACGACACCAATATTCAAGAGCTCAAAAAGAATGGGGTAGATATCGTAGTCGTCGGAGCAGGACTCTATAAGACAGGAAATCCGGTCGACAACGCGAGAAATCTCAAATCTTTGACAAAGTAA
- the rpsP gene encoding 30S ribosomal protein S16, producing the protein MVKLRLQRTGTKHDPHYRIVAADSRAPRDGKFVDIVGHYHPAQIKDQTTFHKEKILNWLKNGAQPTGTVLNLFKNAGIWSEYKTTLKK; encoded by the coding sequence TTGGTAAAGCTTAGATTACAAAGAACTGGAACCAAACACGATCCTCATTATAGAATTGTTGCTGCAGACAGCAGAGCTCCTAGAGACGGAAAATTTGTAGATATCGTTGGTCATTATCATCCAGCACAAATCAAAGACCAAACTACATTCCATAAGGAAAAAATCCTGAACTGGCTGAAAAACGGAGCACAACCAACCGGAACCGTTTTGAATCTTTTCAAAAACGCCGGCATTTGGTCGGAATACAAAACCACCCTTAAGAAGTAA
- a CDS encoding KH domain-containing protein: MEELLKYIVASLVEFPEEIVIREIEGEEQNIIELRVSPKDVGKVIGKNGRIAKSLRAILTAASVKAGKNFSLEIID, translated from the coding sequence ATGGAAGAATTACTGAAGTACATTGTTGCTTCTCTGGTTGAATTTCCCGAAGAAATCGTAATTCGAGAAATTGAAGGGGAAGAGCAGAACATCATCGAACTGAGAGTTTCTCCCAAAGACGTAGGAAAGGTAATCGGTAAGAACGGTCGAATCGCTAAATCCCTGCGAGCGATTCTGACTGCAGCTTCCGTAAAAGCAGGAAAGAACTTTTCACTCGAAATCATTGACTGA
- the rimM gene encoding ribosome maturation factor RimM (Essential for efficient processing of 16S rRNA) — MTEGWISLGQLGKPFGIKGFIRFNVTETILTEFELPLRLKLKKPDPNFPEKEITLLEIKPHTGKFIVLIEGIHSPEEADRLTGGIILIPQNLLPEIKSKNEFYISDLIGLQAIDEDGKNLGWILKEVQDNPAHSILIFEKEGGEEILIPFIHVFVGGVDIEKKTVVLIQPEVWNEV, encoded by the coding sequence TTGACTGAGGGTTGGATTTCACTCGGCCAATTAGGAAAACCCTTTGGAATCAAAGGGTTTATTCGTTTTAACGTCACAGAAACAATCCTCACGGAATTCGAACTTCCTCTTCGTTTAAAACTCAAAAAACCGGATCCTAATTTTCCGGAAAAAGAAATCACTCTCCTCGAAATCAAACCTCATACCGGCAAGTTCATCGTACTCATCGAAGGAATCCATTCTCCGGAAGAAGCGGATCGGCTTACCGGAGGAATCATCCTCATTCCTCAAAATTTACTTCCCGAGATCAAATCCAAGAATGAATTTTATATCTCCGATCTAATCGGTCTCCAAGCTATCGACGAGGACGGAAAAAATCTCGGATGGATCCTAAAAGAAGTACAGGATAACCCCGCTCATTCCATTCTAATTTTTGAGAAAGAAGGCGGGGAAGAAATTCTCATTCCTTTCATCCACGTCTTTGTTGGAGGCGTCGACATAGAGAAAAAAACGGTGGTTCTGATTCAACCCGAGGTTTGGAATGAAGTTTAA
- the trmD gene encoding tRNA (guanosine(37)-N1)-methyltransferase TrmD: protein MKFNFITLFPGKIQSYFSEGLQQKAIESGVFSVNVVQLREFAGNKHNRVDDTIYGGGPGMLLRVEPIHKALLSLGEDRGTVILTSPSGVPFHQGIATKLMEAGKPLTFISGYYEGVDHRVAEHLVDMEMSLGNYVLSAGDLASICIADAVSRLLPGFLGAGESLLDESHNHPDILEYPQFTKPSEYNGWKVPDVLLSGNHASILAWREQNRKKIDPDQERKL, encoded by the coding sequence ATGAAGTTTAATTTCATCACTCTCTTTCCCGGAAAAATTCAATCCTACTTTTCAGAAGGCCTTCAGCAAAAGGCGATCGAGTCCGGAGTGTTCTCCGTAAACGTGGTTCAGCTTCGGGAGTTTGCGGGAAACAAACACAACCGTGTGGATGACACGATCTATGGAGGCGGCCCGGGAATGCTCCTCAGAGTCGAGCCGATTCACAAAGCGCTTTTATCCTTAGGAGAGGACAGAGGTACCGTCATTCTCACTTCCCCCTCCGGAGTTCCGTTTCACCAAGGCATCGCGACCAAATTGATGGAAGCCGGAAAACCTCTGACCTTCATTTCCGGTTATTATGAAGGTGTGGATCACCGTGTTGCAGAACATCTAGTTGACATGGAAATGTCCCTTGGAAATTATGTATTATCTGCCGGGGATTTGGCCAGCATTTGTATAGCGGATGCGGTGTCCAGACTTCTGCCGGGTTTTTTAGGGGCAGGCGAAAGCCTTCTGGATGAGTCCCACAACCATCCGGATATTTTAGAATATCCGCAGTTTACAAAACCCTCAGAATACAATGGATGGAAAGTTCCTGACGTCCTACTCAGCGGCAACCACGCTTCCATATTGGCGTGGAGGGAACAAAATAGAAAGAAGATCGACCCTGATCAAGAGAGGAAATTATGA
- the rplS gene encoding 50S ribosomal protein L19 codes for MNQLLREVLTPDAERKQNFAVGDTVKVHYKIVESGKERVQVYEGVVISIANEANGKTFTVRRVSYDIGVERIFPLFSPRIAKIELIRKGKVRRAKLYYLRNLAGKAARIKELKGGKTLVSEDRKRQIQEDAAATASKAAAPAAE; via the coding sequence ATGAATCAACTTTTAAGAGAAGTATTAACCCCAGATGCGGAAAGAAAACAAAATTTTGCCGTAGGTGATACCGTTAAAGTACATTATAAAATCGTTGAATCCGGTAAAGAAAGGGTTCAGGTTTATGAAGGTGTCGTGATCTCCATCGCCAACGAAGCAAATGGAAAAACGTTTACCGTACGCCGGGTTTCCTACGATATCGGTGTGGAAAGAATTTTCCCGCTGTTTTCTCCCAGAATCGCTAAAATCGAACTCATCCGCAAAGGGAAAGTTAGAAGAGCAAAACTTTACTACCTCAGAAATCTTGCCGGAAAAGCTGCTCGTATCAAGGAACTCAAGGGCGGTAAAACTCTCGTGAGTGAAGATAGAAAGAGACAGATTCAGGAAGACGCAGCAGCTACTGCGAGTAAAGCTGCGGCTCCGGCGGCAGAATAA